A DNA window from Pseudomonas sp. B21-056 contains the following coding sequences:
- a CDS encoding DUF4399 domain-containing protein: MKSFMSRAALAGLLLGTSMLANAATPAPKGAEVFIVSPADGATVAQEFKVKFGVKDIALAPAGDVTKNTGHHHLLIDVDKLPAAGAPIPNDANHMHFGKAQTEATIKLAPGKHTLQLELGDSGHMPFDPPIVSKKITVNVK, from the coding sequence ATGAAAAGCTTTATGTCACGTGCCGCATTGGCCGGCCTGTTGCTCGGCACTTCGATGCTGGCAAACGCCGCGACGCCAGCTCCCAAGGGGGCAGAAGTATTCATCGTTTCCCCGGCCGACGGGGCCACTGTTGCCCAGGAATTCAAGGTCAAGTTTGGCGTCAAGGATATCGCTTTGGCGCCGGCGGGTGATGTAACAAAAAATACCGGGCATCATCATCTGCTGATTGATGTCGACAAGTTGCCTGCCGCAGGCGCCCCGATTCCAAACGATGCCAACCACATGCACTTCGGCAAGGCGCAAACCGAGGCCACCATCAAACTGGCCCCGGGCAAGCACACCTTGCAACTGGAGCTGGGCGACAGCGGGCATATGCCGTTCGATCCGCCGATTGTCTCCAAAAAAATTACGGTGAACGTGAAGTAA
- a CDS encoding methionine ABC transporter permease, with amino-acid sequence MWFDRLLQGFIDTLLMVGVSSLIALPTGIALAVVLVTSGKGGIYEAPTLNRALGAFVNLFRSIPFLILMVALIPFTRLIVGTTYGVWAAVVPLTIAATPFFARIAEVSLREVDHGLIEAAQAMGCRRWHIVWHVLLPEALPGIVGGFTITLVTMINSSAMAGAIGAGGLGDIAYRYGYQRFDSQIMLTVIVLLVALVALIQLGGDRLARGLNRR; translated from the coding sequence ATGTGGTTTGATCGGTTGTTGCAGGGGTTTATCGACACGCTGCTGATGGTAGGCGTGTCATCGCTGATCGCGTTGCCAACCGGCATTGCGCTGGCGGTGGTTCTGGTCACCAGCGGCAAGGGCGGGATCTACGAAGCGCCCACGCTGAACCGTGCCCTGGGCGCGTTCGTGAACCTGTTCCGTTCGATACCGTTTCTGATCCTGATGGTGGCGCTGATCCCGTTCACGCGGCTGATCGTCGGCACGACCTACGGCGTATGGGCTGCCGTGGTGCCGTTGACCATCGCCGCCACACCGTTCTTCGCCCGCATCGCCGAAGTCAGCCTGCGGGAGGTCGACCATGGCTTGATCGAGGCCGCCCAGGCCATGGGCTGCCGACGCTGGCATATCGTCTGGCACGTGCTGTTGCCGGAAGCGCTGCCGGGCATCGTCGGCGGGTTTACCATCACGTTGGTGACCATGATCAATTCCTCAGCCATGGCCGGTGCGATTGGCGCCGGCGGCCTGGGGGACATCGCGTACCGTTATGGTTACCAGCGCTTCGACAGCCAGATCATGCTCACTGTGATCGTGCTGCTGGTAGCACTGGTGGCGCTGATTCAATTGGGTGGTGACCGCTTGGCGCGAGGCTTGAACAGGCGCTGA
- a CDS encoding class I SAM-dependent methyltransferase, which produces MKHSPDDLHAITTTTLGHYNSVAESFRDGTRDHDVSQNIDALLRHIHGPAPLHILDFGCGPGRDLQTFTRMGHVAVGLDGSQAFAQMARQDSGCEVWQQDFLQLDLPSERFDGIFANAVLFHIPVQELPRVLQQLHATLKPDGVLFSSNPRGENQEGWNGQRFGAYHDLEAWRTQLTAAGFVELEHYYRPAGLPREQQPWLASVWRKS; this is translated from the coding sequence ATGAAACACTCCCCCGACGACCTCCACGCCATCACCACTACGACCCTGGGCCATTACAACTCGGTCGCCGAAAGCTTTCGCGATGGCACTCGCGATCACGATGTCAGCCAGAACATCGACGCACTGTTGCGGCATATCCACGGCCCGGCACCGCTTCATATTCTCGATTTCGGCTGCGGCCCGGGGAGGGACCTGCAGACATTCACCCGCATGGGGCACGTTGCGGTGGGGCTCGACGGCTCTCAAGCGTTTGCCCAAATGGCTCGCCAGGACAGCGGTTGCGAAGTGTGGCAGCAGGATTTCCTGCAACTTGATCTGCCAAGCGAACGCTTCGACGGGATCTTCGCCAACGCCGTGCTGTTCCATATCCCCGTCCAGGAACTGCCTCGAGTGCTCCAGCAGTTGCATGCCACCCTCAAACCCGACGGCGTGCTGTTCAGCTCCAACCCCCGGGGCGAGAACCAGGAAGGCTGGAACGGCCAGCGCTTCGGCGCCTATCACGATCTTGAGGCCTGGCGCACGCAGCTCACCGCCGCCGGTTTTGTCGAGCTGGAGCACTACTACCGGCCGGCGGGGCTACCCCGGGAGCAGCAGCCATGGTTGGCGAGTGTCTGGCGCAAGTCTTAA
- a CDS encoding MetQ/NlpA family ABC transporter substrate-binding protein, translating to MTTQRLTRPVKTLALAFSLFSSALFAADAPLKIGTTAAFAIPLEAAVAEADKQGLKVELVEFSDWIAPNVSLASGDIDVNYFQHIPFLENAKAAAGFDLVPFAPGIINNVGLYSKKYKSFDELPEGASVAIANDPINSGRGLQLLAKAGLITLKPGVGYKATEDDIVANPKKLRILQVEAVQLVRAYEDADLVQGYPAYIRLANTFDATSALLFDGLDHKEYVIQFVIQPKSNNDPRLIKFVDIYQHSPVVRAALDKAHGKLYQAGWEG from the coding sequence ATGACTACACAACGCCTGACCCGACCGGTCAAAACACTGGCCCTGGCCTTCAGCCTGTTCAGCTCGGCGCTGTTCGCCGCCGATGCACCGCTGAAAATCGGCACTACCGCCGCATTCGCCATTCCCCTGGAAGCCGCCGTGGCCGAGGCAGACAAACAAGGCCTGAAGGTCGAGCTGGTGGAGTTCAGCGACTGGATCGCACCGAACGTCAGCCTCGCCTCCGGCGATATCGACGTGAACTATTTCCAGCACATCCCGTTCCTGGAAAATGCCAAGGCTGCCGCCGGGTTCGACCTGGTGCCGTTCGCGCCGGGGATCATCAACAACGTTGGTCTCTACTCGAAGAAGTACAAAAGCTTCGACGAACTGCCCGAAGGCGCGAGTGTCGCCATTGCCAACGATCCGATCAACAGCGGTCGCGGCTTGCAACTGCTGGCAAAGGCCGGGTTGATCACGCTCAAGCCGGGAGTGGGCTACAAGGCCACCGAGGATGACATCGTCGCCAATCCGAAGAAGCTCAGGATCCTGCAGGTCGAAGCCGTGCAACTGGTGCGCGCCTATGAAGACGCCGACCTGGTGCAGGGATACCCCGCCTACATCCGCCTGGCGAACACCTTCGATGCCACCTCCGCGCTGCTGTTCGACGGCCTCGACCACAAGGAATACGTTATCCAGTTCGTGATCCAGCCCAAGAGCAATAACGATCCGCGGCTGATCAAGTTCGTCGACATCTACCAGCATTCCCCTGTGGTGCGCGCAGCCCTGGACAAGGCCCATGGCAAGCTCTACCAGGCCGGCTGGGAGGGCTGA
- a CDS encoding methionine ABC transporter ATP-binding protein, whose amino-acid sequence MSVANVRLSTETLIPLSAAHTELHPALNRAHVRFIGVGKTYDGTRVAALQGIDLAIQHGEVFGIIGRSGAGKSSLIRTINRLEQPSSGRVLIDQVDIGGFDENRLVELRRRIGMIFQHFNLMSAKTVWQNVELPLKVAGVPKEQRQRKVRELLELVGLQDKHKAYPAQLSGGQKQRVGIARALVHDPQILLCDEATSALDPETTQSILGLLRQINQRLGLTIVLITHEMAVIREVCDRVVVLEQGRIVEQGPVWEVFGNPRHEVSRTLLAPLQQALPEELQSRLQTQPASADAAAVLRLQFTGTGREEPDLAALFSALGGRVRLLHGGIERIQGHGLGQLLLAVSGSSWGAEELRQRAGNWAQQVEVLGYVV is encoded by the coding sequence ATGAGCGTCGCCAATGTTCGCCTGAGCACAGAAACACTCATTCCCCTCAGCGCCGCCCACACCGAACTGCATCCGGCGCTCAACCGCGCCCACGTGCGCTTCATCGGCGTGGGCAAGACCTACGACGGCACCCGGGTAGCCGCGCTGCAAGGCATCGACCTGGCGATCCAGCATGGCGAAGTGTTCGGCATCATCGGCCGCAGCGGTGCCGGCAAGTCATCGCTGATCCGCACCATCAATCGCCTGGAACAACCCAGCAGCGGACGGGTGCTGATCGATCAGGTGGACATCGGCGGCTTCGATGAAAACCGCCTGGTGGAATTGCGCCGACGCATCGGCATGATCTTCCAGCACTTCAACCTGATGTCGGCCAAGACCGTGTGGCAGAACGTCGAGCTGCCGCTGAAGGTCGCCGGCGTGCCCAAGGAGCAGCGCCAGCGCAAGGTCCGCGAGTTGCTGGAACTGGTCGGCTTGCAGGACAAGCACAAGGCTTACCCGGCGCAGCTCTCGGGCGGCCAGAAGCAGCGCGTCGGTATCGCCCGGGCGCTGGTGCATGACCCGCAGATCCTGCTGTGTGACGAGGCCACCTCGGCCCTGGACCCGGAGACCACCCAATCGATTCTCGGCTTGCTGCGCCAGATCAATCAGCGGCTGGGCCTGACCATCGTGTTGATCACCCATGAAATGGCAGTGATCCGTGAAGTCTGCGACCGCGTGGTGGTGCTCGAGCAAGGGCGCATCGTTGAACAAGGGCCGGTCTGGGAGGTGTTCGGCAACCCTCGGCATGAGGTCAGCCGGACCTTGCTGGCGCCGTTGCAACAGGCCTTGCCGGAGGAACTGCAAAGCCGTTTGCAGACGCAGCCAGCGTCGGCGGATGCGGCGGCTGTGCTGCGCCTGCAATTCACCGGCACGGGGCGGGAGGAACCGGATCTCGCCGCGCTATTCAGTGCCTTGGGCGGACGGGTGCGGCTGCTGCACGGGGGCATCGAGCGGATTCAGGGGCACGGGCTGGGGCAGTTGCTGCTGGCAGTCAGCGGCTCGTCCTGGGGCGCCGAAGAACTGCGACAACGCGCCGGCAATTGGGCACAACAGGTGGAGGTGCTGGGCTATGTGGTTTGA
- the serA gene encoding phosphoglycerate dehydrogenase gives MSKTSLDKSKIRFLLLEGVHQSAVDVLKSAGYTSIEYITSSLPEAQLKEKIADAHFIGIRSRTQLTEEIFDHAKKLVAVGCFCIGTNQVDLDAARERGIAVFNAPYSNTRSVAELVLAEAILLLRGIPEKNASCHRGGWIKSAANSFEIRGKKLGIVGYGSIGTQLSVLAEGLGMQVFFYDTVTKLPLGNATQVNDLHELLGMSDIVTLHVPETAATQWMIGEKEIRAIKKGGILINAARGTVVKLDALADAIKDKHLIGAAIDVFPVEPRSNDDIFESPLRGLDNVILTPHIGGSTAEAQANIGLEVAEKLVKYSDNGTSVSSVNFPEVALPAHPGKHRLLHIHENIPGVLSEINKVFAENGINISGQFLQTNEKVGYVVIDVDAEYSDLAQEKLQHIKGTIRSRVLF, from the coding sequence ATGAGCAAGACTTCACTCGATAAGAGCAAGATCAGGTTCCTTCTCCTCGAAGGCGTCCACCAATCGGCTGTCGACGTCCTCAAGTCGGCGGGCTATACCAGTATCGAGTACATCACCAGTTCTCTGCCGGAAGCCCAGCTCAAGGAAAAGATCGCCGATGCTCATTTCATCGGCATTCGCTCCCGCACTCAATTGACCGAAGAGATCTTCGACCACGCCAAGAAACTGGTGGCGGTCGGCTGCTTCTGCATTGGCACCAACCAGGTTGACCTCGATGCGGCTCGCGAGCGCGGTATCGCGGTGTTCAACGCGCCGTACTCCAACACCCGTTCCGTTGCCGAGCTGGTGCTGGCCGAAGCGATCCTGCTGCTGCGCGGCATTCCCGAGAAAAACGCTTCCTGCCACCGTGGCGGCTGGATCAAGAGCGCGGCCAACTCCTTCGAAATCCGTGGCAAGAAGCTGGGCATCGTCGGCTATGGCTCGATCGGTACCCAGTTGTCGGTCCTGGCCGAAGGCCTGGGGATGCAGGTGTTTTTCTACGACACCGTGACCAAGCTGCCGCTGGGTAACGCTACTCAGGTCAACGATCTGCATGAGTTGCTGGGCATGTCCGACATCGTGACCCTGCACGTGCCGGAAACCGCGGCTACCCAGTGGATGATCGGCGAGAAGGAAATCCGCGCCATCAAGAAGGGCGGGATCCTGATCAACGCCGCTCGCGGCACCGTGGTCAAGCTCGACGCCCTGGCCGACGCGATCAAGGACAAGCACCTGATCGGCGCCGCCATCGACGTGTTCCCGGTGGAGCCGCGCTCCAACGACGATATCTTCGAAAGCCCGCTGCGTGGCCTGGACAACGTGATCCTGACCCCGCACATCGGCGGCTCCACCGCTGAAGCCCAGGCCAACATCGGCCTGGAAGTGGCGGAAAAACTGGTCAAGTACAGCGACAACGGTACTTCGGTATCGTCCGTGAACTTCCCGGAAGTAGCCCTGCCGGCGCACCCTGGCAAGCACCGCCTGCTGCACATCCACGAGAACATCCCGGGTGTGTTGAGCGAGATCAACAAGGTTTTCGCGGAAAACGGCATCAACATTTCCGGTCAGTTCCTGCAGACCAACGAGAAAGTCGGCTACGTCGTGATCGACGTCGATGCCGAATACTCGGACCTGGCGCAAGAGAAGCTGCAGCACATCAAGGGCACCATTCGGTCCCGCGTGTTGTTCTAA
- a CDS encoding transporter substrate-binding domain-containing protein gives MRLLPGLICLLPLLSPLAHAELIDDINDRGELRIALEANAAPFNFKEDGKLTGFEVELGQMLANELDVRADFVVTDAADLLSGVESGKYDVAINHIAMTPELAERFDTSAAYSRPDAQLLASSEETQAPLMMAQSFQSEKKSGPAPSLVIPFQKGNPAFKASVDNALTRIKDDGRLEQLSQKWLGKQQ, from the coding sequence ATGCGTTTGCTGCCTGGCCTGATCTGCCTGCTACCCCTTTTGAGCCCTTTGGCCCATGCCGAACTGATCGACGACATCAACGACCGTGGCGAACTGCGCATCGCCCTCGAAGCCAATGCCGCGCCCTTCAACTTCAAGGAAGACGGCAAACTCACCGGGTTTGAAGTGGAACTGGGCCAGATGCTGGCCAATGAACTCGATGTACGCGCCGACTTTGTGGTCACCGATGCCGCGGATCTGCTGAGCGGCGTGGAAAGCGGCAAGTACGACGTCGCCATCAACCACATAGCAATGACCCCGGAACTGGCGGAACGTTTCGACACCAGTGCGGCTTACAGCCGTCCGGATGCACAACTGCTGGCGAGCAGCGAGGAAACACAAGCCCCGCTCATGATGGCGCAGTCTTTCCAGTCGGAAAAAAAGAGCGGCCCGGCACCGAGCCTGGTGATTCCGTTCCAGAAGGGCAACCCGGCGTTCAAGGCCAGCGTGGACAATGCGCTGACGCGTATCAAGGATGACGGGAGGCTGGAGCAGTTGTCGCAGAAGTGGTTGGGTAAGCAGCAATGA
- a CDS encoding SdiA-regulated domain-containing protein — MAKTQALPHAKPARRSRFALPWYAWSLLAVAAAYGLAFAMHWDDRGLLWVSEHFESPAQRQESVWLPDYTAVIDAKPLPGMEKDEASDVTYNPQTKTLFAVMGKNPFLVELTLQGDVLRKMPLVGWSNPEGVTFMENGLLAITDERTHTLSIVHVDANTRELNNSDFPHYDLGPSKNQNKGFEGVVWDPRNQQLVLGEERPPALFTWKSDGSLLLKGDKQIHASNELDLRNLSALAIDPRTRHMLVLSADSHLLLELDEKGQQVSFMTLLGGFNGLKDTIPRAEGVTVDEAGNLYMVSEPNLFYRFDKHR, encoded by the coding sequence ATGGCCAAGACCCAAGCACTGCCCCACGCCAAACCTGCCCGCCGCTCCCGCTTTGCCCTGCCCTGGTATGCCTGGTCGCTGCTGGCGGTGGCTGCCGCTTATGGGCTGGCGTTTGCGATGCATTGGGATGATCGGGGCCTGCTTTGGGTTTCGGAACACTTTGAGAGCCCGGCCCAACGCCAGGAAAGCGTCTGGCTGCCGGACTACACAGCCGTGATCGATGCCAAGCCGCTCCCGGGCATGGAGAAGGATGAAGCGTCCGATGTGACCTACAACCCACAGACCAAGACCCTGTTTGCCGTCATGGGCAAGAATCCGTTCCTGGTGGAGCTGACCTTGCAGGGCGATGTGCTGCGCAAGATGCCGTTGGTGGGCTGGAGCAACCCTGAAGGGGTGACCTTCATGGAGAACGGACTGCTGGCCATTACCGACGAGCGAACCCACACACTGTCGATCGTCCATGTCGATGCCAATACGCGCGAACTGAACAACAGCGATTTCCCTCACTACGACCTTGGCCCTTCAAAGAACCAGAACAAGGGGTTCGAGGGGGTTGTCTGGGACCCTCGCAACCAGCAACTGGTGCTGGGCGAAGAACGCCCGCCGGCATTGTTCACCTGGAAAAGCGATGGCAGCCTGTTGCTCAAGGGCGACAAACAGATCCACGCCAGCAATGAACTGGATCTGCGCAACCTCTCGGCCCTGGCGATAGATCCTCGTACCCGTCACATGCTGGTACTTTCGGCCGACTCGCACCTGCTGCTGGAACTGGATGAAAAAGGCCAGCAGGTCAGCTTCATGACCTTGCTGGGCGGCTTCAACGGGCTGAAGGACACCATCCCCCGCGCCGAAGGCGTCACCGTGGATGAAGCCGGCAACCTGTATATGGTCAGCGAGCCGAACCTGTTCTATCGTTTCGATAAACACCGCTGA
- a CDS encoding FAD-binding oxidoreductase — protein sequence MTNPLLIEELKTLVEPGKVLTDTASLQAYGKDWTKHFAPAPAAIVFPKTIEQVQAIVRWANTHKVALVPSGGRTGLSAAAVAANGEVVVSFDYMNQILEVNLTDRTAVCQPGVITEQLQNKAQEHGLYYPVDFASAGSSQIGGNIGTNAGGIKVIRYGMTRNWVAGMKVVTGKGDLLELNKDLIKNATGYDLRQLFIGAEGTLGFVVEATMRLDRAPKNLTAMVLGTPDFDSIMPVLHAFQGKLDLTAFEFFSDKALARIMGRGDVPAPFETDCPFYALLEFEATTEEVANHALETFEHCVEQGWVLDGVMSQSETQLQNLWKLREYISETISHWTPYKNDISVTVSKVPEFLKEIDAIVGKHYPDFEVVWYGHIGDGNLHLNILKPDSLSKDEFFAKCATVNKWVFEIVEKYNGSISAEHGVGMTKRDYLTYSRSPVEIEYMKAIKAAFDPNGIMNPGKIFAA from the coding sequence ATGACCAATCCTCTCCTGATAGAAGAGCTGAAGACCCTGGTCGAGCCCGGCAAGGTCCTGACCGATACCGCCTCCCTGCAAGCCTATGGCAAGGATTGGACCAAGCACTTCGCCCCGGCGCCGGCCGCCATCGTCTTTCCCAAGACCATCGAACAGGTCCAGGCCATTGTGCGCTGGGCCAACACGCACAAAGTTGCACTGGTGCCTTCGGGCGGGCGCACCGGGCTTTCCGCCGCAGCGGTGGCGGCCAACGGCGAAGTGGTCGTGTCATTCGACTATATGAACCAGATTCTCGAGGTGAACCTCACGGACCGCACCGCCGTCTGCCAACCGGGCGTGATCACCGAGCAATTGCAGAACAAGGCGCAAGAGCACGGGCTGTACTATCCGGTGGACTTCGCTTCCGCCGGTTCCAGCCAGATTGGCGGCAACATCGGCACCAATGCCGGCGGGATCAAGGTGATTCGCTACGGCATGACCCGCAATTGGGTGGCCGGGATGAAAGTCGTCACCGGTAAGGGCGATCTGCTGGAACTGAACAAGGACCTGATCAAGAACGCCACCGGCTACGACCTGCGGCAGCTATTCATCGGCGCCGAAGGCACCCTCGGTTTCGTGGTCGAGGCCACCATGCGCCTGGATCGTGCCCCGAAAAACCTCACCGCGATGGTGCTGGGCACGCCGGACTTCGATTCGATCATGCCCGTGCTCCACGCCTTCCAGGGCAAGCTCGACCTGACTGCCTTCGAGTTTTTCTCCGACAAGGCCCTGGCCAGGATCATGGGCCGTGGCGACGTGCCGGCGCCGTTCGAAACCGACTGCCCGTTCTATGCCCTGCTGGAATTCGAAGCCACCACCGAAGAGGTTGCCAATCACGCCCTGGAAACCTTCGAGCACTGCGTGGAGCAGGGCTGGGTGCTGGACGGCGTGATGAGCCAGAGTGAAACCCAACTGCAGAATCTGTGGAAACTGCGCGAGTACATCTCGGAAACCATCTCCCACTGGACGCCGTACAAGAACGATATTTCGGTGACCGTCTCGAAAGTCCCGGAGTTCCTCAAGGAAATAGACGCGATCGTCGGCAAACACTATCCGGACTTCGAAGTCGTCTGGTACGGCCACATCGGCGACGGCAACCTGCACCTGAACATCCTCAAGCCGGACAGCCTGAGCAAGGACGAGTTCTTCGCCAAGTGTGCGACAGTGAACAAATGGGTGTTCGAGATCGTCGAGAAATACAACGGCTCGATCTCGGCCGAACACGGCGTAGGCATGACCAAGCGCGACTATCTGACTTATAGTCGCTCGCCGGTTGAAATCGAATACATGAAAGCCATCAAGGCCGCGTTCGACCCTAACGGCATCATGAATCCAGGGAAGATTTTCGCGGCTTGA
- a CDS encoding fumarylacetoacetate hydrolase family protein translates to MSYQHQYVDGTRIHFPVGKVVCIGRNYAEHAKELDNPVPTEPLLFIKPGSCVVPLEGGFSIPVERGSVHYEAEIAVLIGKPLSTRPSVEEVLDAISGFAPALDLTLRDKQAELKAKGLPWEIAKSFDGAAVIAPFVSSALFADLADIPVRLTINGEVRQDGNSSLMLNPIVPMIQYMAGCFSLQAGDVILTGTPAGVGPLNAGDELVLELPGASRFESSVR, encoded by the coding sequence ATGAGTTATCAGCACCAGTATGTCGACGGTACCCGCATACATTTCCCGGTGGGAAAAGTGGTATGCATTGGCCGTAACTACGCCGAACATGCAAAGGAACTGGATAACCCGGTGCCTACCGAACCCTTGCTGTTCATCAAGCCCGGCAGTTGCGTGGTACCGCTGGAAGGTGGCTTCAGCATTCCTGTCGAGCGGGGCTCGGTGCACTACGAAGCGGAAATTGCCGTGCTGATCGGCAAGCCACTGTCGACCCGACCAAGCGTCGAAGAAGTGCTCGATGCCATCTCCGGCTTCGCCCCGGCCCTGGACCTGACCCTTCGGGACAAGCAGGCCGAACTCAAGGCCAAGGGCCTGCCATGGGAAATCGCCAAGTCCTTTGACGGTGCGGCGGTGATTGCGCCGTTCGTATCCAGCGCTCTTTTTGCCGACCTGGCCGATATCCCCGTGCGCCTGACCATCAACGGTGAAGTGCGCCAGGACGGCAACAGCAGCCTGATGCTCAATCCCATCGTGCCGATGATCCAGTACATGGCCGGCTGTTTCTCACTGCAGGCCGGCGACGTGATCCTCACCGGCACCCCGGCGGGCGTCGGGCCGCTGAATGCAGGGGATGAGCTGGTGCTGGAACTGCCGGGCGCAAGTCGTTTCGAAAGCAGCGTTCGCTAA
- a CDS encoding SdiA-regulated domain-containing protein: MRRLARPKPLILMLLAVALIVLIAAGQYLRLFERAWFNLNTLWQPTNEQAIALDQYRVTLEAQVIEGLDDVSALTFDPVRKSLFTVTNKNAELIELSLDGKILRRVALIGFGDPEAVEFISEDIYVISDERQQRLIKIHLDEDTRFLDAADAEQMTLGVHMSKNKGFEGLAYDSTGKRLFVAKERDPMLIYEVQGFPHHNSEKSYAVHVINNPKRDAGLFVRDLSSLQYDERSGHLLALSDESRLIIELDIDGKPLSTLSLSKGRQGLQKNVPQAEGIAMDDDGTLYLVSEPNLFYVFKKPQP, encoded by the coding sequence ATGCGCCGACTTGCCCGTCCCAAACCCTTGATTCTGATGTTGCTGGCAGTCGCCCTGATCGTCCTGATCGCGGCGGGTCAGTACCTGCGCCTGTTCGAACGGGCCTGGTTCAACCTCAATACCCTCTGGCAACCCACCAACGAGCAGGCCATCGCCCTGGACCAGTACCGGGTCACGCTGGAAGCCCAGGTGATCGAAGGTCTCGACGACGTTTCGGCACTGACGTTCGATCCGGTACGCAAGAGCCTGTTCACCGTCACCAACAAGAATGCCGAGCTGATCGAACTGTCACTGGACGGCAAAATCCTGCGCCGGGTGGCGCTGATCGGGTTCGGTGATCCGGAAGCGGTGGAATTCATCAGCGAAGACATCTACGTCATCAGTGACGAGCGCCAGCAACGGCTGATCAAGATTCACCTGGATGAAGACACCCGGTTTCTCGACGCGGCCGACGCCGAACAAATGACCCTCGGCGTGCACATGAGCAAGAACAAGGGGTTCGAAGGGCTGGCCTACGACTCAACGGGCAAGCGGCTGTTCGTAGCGAAGGAACGCGACCCGATGCTGATTTATGAAGTGCAGGGTTTTCCCCATCACAATTCGGAAAAATCTTACGCAGTCCACGTCATCAACAACCCGAAGCGCGATGCCGGGCTGTTCGTGCGCGACCTGTCGAGCCTGCAATACGATGAGCGCAGCGGCCATCTGCTGGCGCTGTCCGATGAGTCGCGGTTGATCATCGAGCTGGATATCGACGGGAAGCCCCTGAGCACACTTTCGTTGAGCAAGGGCCGCCAGGGTCTGCAAAAGAATGTGCCCCAGGCCGAAGGCATCGCCATGGACGATGACGGCACTCTTTATCTGGTGAGCGAGCCGAACCTGTTCTACGTGTTCAAGAAACCGCAGCCCTGA